Within the Streptomyces sp. YIM 121038 genome, the region CCCGACGACCCCGCCAACTGGCCCCGCGTCCTGACGGTGTGGCGGGCCAACCTGATCGGCTCCTCGGCCAAGGGCAACGAGTTCTTCCAGCGGCACCTGCTCGGCACCACCGACAACGCGAGCGCCGACGAGGTCCCGCCCGACGACCGGCCCCGGCACGTCGCCTGGCACGAACAGGCCCCGCGCGGCAAGCTCGACCTGCTGCTCGCGCTCGACTTCCGCATGACCTCCACCACGCTCTTCGCCGACCTCGTGCTGCCCGCCGCCACCTGGTACGAGAAGCACGACCTGTCCAGCACGGACATGCACCCCTACGTGCACGCCTTCTCCCCGGCGATCAACCCGCCCTGGCAGGCCCGCACCGACTTCGAGATCTTCCACGGGCTCGCCGCCGAGGTGTCACGGCTCGCCCACGGGCGCCTGGACGTCGCCCACGACCTGGTGGCCACGGCCCTCCAGCACGACACCCCCGGCGAGGCACCGCCGCCGGGGCCCACCGGGCCGCAGTACACGCTCGTCGAGCGCGACTACCGGGCCGTCGCCGACAAGCTCGCCGCGCTCGGCCCGCTGCCCGACGAACTGGGCCTCCAGGTCAAGGGCGTCACCGTCCGCACCGCCCCCGAGAGCCGCTGGCTGACGGCCCGCTGCGGCACCGCCGCCGCGGGACCGGCCCGGGGCAGGCCCCTGCTGGACACCGACGTCAAGCTGTGCGAAGCGATCCTCGCGCTCTCCGGCACCACCAACGGCCGCGTCGCCGCCGAAGGGCTGCGCCGGCTGGCCGAACGCTGCGGCGGCGACAGCGGGCTGGAGGAACTCGCCGCGTCGGTCGCCGAGCGACGCGTCGTCTTCTCCGACACCCAGGCCCGCCCCGTGCAGGTCAGCGCCAGCTTCGAATGGTCCGGCAAGGAGGCGTCCGACCGGCGCTACGCGCCCTTCACGATCAACACCGAACACCGCAAGCCCTGGCACACCTTCACCGGACGGCAGCACTTCTACCTCGACCACCCCTGGATCACCGAGTTCGGCGAACAGCTGCCCGTCTACCGGCCGCCCCTCGACCTCGCCCTCCTCGGCGAGCGGCCCGCCACCGACGGCGACGGCACCTCGGTGACCGTGCGCTACCTGACACCGCACTCGAAGTGGTCCATCCACTCCGAGTACCAGGAGAACCTCCTGATGCAGACCCTCGCCCGCGGCGGGCCCGTCATCTGGATCAGCGTCACCGACGCCGAAGCGATCGGCGTGGCGGACAACGACTGGATCGAAGCGGTCAACGCCAACGGCGTGGTCGTCGCCCGCGCCGTCGTCTCGCACCGGATGCCGCCCGGCACGGTGTTCATGTACCACGTGCAGGAACGCCTGGTGAACGTCCCCAAGTCGGAGCGCACCGGGCGGCGCGGCGGCGTCCACAACGCCCTCACCCGGCTCCTCGTCAAACCGACCCACCTCATCGGCGGACACGCCCAGCTGTCCTTCGCCCCCAACTACTACGGCCCGACCGGCAACCAGCGCGACGCGGTCACCGTGATCCGCCGCCGCTCCCAGGAGGTGCAGTACTGATGCCCCGTGACGAAGGCGCCATCGGACGCTGCATGGCACAGGTGGCGATGGTGATGAACCTCGACAAGTGCATCGGCTGCCACACCTGCTCGGTCACCTGCAAACAGACGTGGACCAACCGCTCGGGCACCGAGTACGCCTGGTTCAACAACGTCGAGACCCGCCCCGGCCAGGGCTACCCCCGCGGCTACGAGGACCAGGACAGGTGGAAGGGCGGCTGGCGGCTCAAGCACGGCCGTCTCGTGCCGCGCAGCGGCGGCCGCGCCCGCCGCCTCGCACGGCTCTTCGCCAACCCCGAACTGCCCTCCCTCGACGACTACTACGAGCCGTGGACCTACGACTACGACAACCTGATCAGCGCGCCCCTGGGCGACGACGTCCCCACGGCCGCGCCGCGTTCCCAGATCGACGGCCGCCCGACGTCCGTCACCTGGGGGCCCAACTGGGACGACGACCTCGGCGGCGGGCCCCAGCACCTCGCGGGCGACCCCGTCCTGAGGGACATCGGCGAACAGGTGCGCCTGGAGTACGAGCAGGCGTTCATGTTCTATCTGCCCCGCATCTGCGAGCACTGCCTCAACCCGTCCTGCGTCGCCGTGTGCCCCTCCGGCGCGCTGTACAAGCGCATCGAGGACGGCATCGTCCTCGTCGACCAGGACCGCTGCCGCGGCTGGCGCATGTGCGTCACCGGCTGCCCGTACAAGAAGGTCTACTTCAACCACAGCACCGGCAAGGCCGAGAAGTGCACCCTGTGCTACCCGCGCATCGAGGCCGGGCAGCCCACCGTCTGCTCCGAGACCTGCGTCGGCCGGCTGCGCTACCTCGGCGTGATCCTCTACGACGCCGACAAGGCGGGGGAGGCCGCGGCCACCCCCGACGAGAAGGACCTGTACCAGGCCCAACTGGACTGCTTCCTCGACCCCTTCGACCCCCGGGTGGCGGCCGCGGCCGAGGCGTCCGGCATCCCGCACGACTGGATCACGGCCGCCCGCCGCTCCCCGGTGTACGACCTGATCAGCCGGTACCAGGTGGCCCTGCCCCTGCATCCCGAGTACCGCACGCTGCCCATGGTCTGGTACGTGCCGCCGCTCTCCCCGGTGGTCGAGTCCCTCACCGCCACCGGCCACGACGGCGAGGACCCCGCCAAGCTCTTCGCCGCCATCGACACCCTGCGCATCCCCGTCTCCTACCTGGCCGGTCTGTTCACCGCGGGCGACCCCGCGCCCGTCGAGGCCGCGCTGTGCCGCCTCGCCGCGATGCGCTCCCACATGCGGCGCGTCAACCTCGGCGAGGAGCAGGACCCCGCCATCGCCCGCGCCGTCGGCATGGACGCCGGGGAGGTCGAGGCCATGTACCGGCTGCTCGCCCTCGCCAAGTACGACGAGCGCTACGTCATCCCCACCGGCTACCACACCACCGCCACCGGCGACGAGCCGGACGGCTGCAGCCTCGACCACGACCACGGCCCGGGCATGTTCGACGCCGACGCCTTCCACACCCCGCCGCCCGGCACCGAGGAGCCCGAGCCCGAACACGCCGGGACCTCGCTGCGCGGCCGTGTCAACCTCCTGGACTGGAACGGGCAGGGCCGCCCCGATGGCCTCTTCCCCGGCCCCGAAGGGCACCGGGCATGAGCGGCACACCCCTCGTCCACCAGGCCGCTTCCCTGCTCCTGCGTCACCCCGACGCGGACTGGCCGCACCGGCTCCACGCGGTCACCACGGCCCTCGCCGCCGCCCCCGGCCGGCGCGCGGAACCGCTGCTCCGGTTCTGCGCGGCCGTCACCGACGTCCCCGTGCTCGACCTGTCCGCGCGCTATGTGGCGACCTTCGACCGCAGCCGCAGGCGCACCCTGCACCTGACGTACTACACCGACGGCGACACGCGCCGCCGCGGCCAGTCCCTGCTGCGCTGGCAGGATCTGTACCGCGCGCACGGGTGGCAGCCGCCCGCCGACGAACTGCCCGACTTCCTGCCCCTGGCCCTGGAATTCGCCGCCCGCTGCCCCGCACCGGGGCGCACCGCCCTGCGGGAGCACCGCGCCGCCGTCGAACTCCTCCGGCTCGCCCTGCGCGACCACCGCAGCCCCTACGCCGACGTCCTCGAAGCCGTCTGCCGCACCCTGCCCGGCGCGTCGCCCACCGACCGCGCCGCCGCACTGCGCCTGGCCCGGACGGGACCGCCCACCGAGACGGTCGGACTCCTGCCCTTCCCCCGACGAACCGCTGCGCACCCGCACGAGGAGGAGACCGTCTCGTGAAGCACCTGCACACCACCTTGTGGGGCGTGCTGCCCTATCTCGTCGTGGCCTTCATGGTCACGGGCACCGTGTGGCGCTACCGCTACGACCGGTTCGGCTTCACCACCCGCTCCAGCCAGCTGCACGAGAACCGGCTCCTGCGGGTCGGCGGCCCCCTCTTCCACTTCGGTCTGCTCTTCGTCATCGCCGGACACCTCATCGGCCTGCTCGTCCCCGAGGCCTTCACCGACCGCGTCCACGTCCACGAGTGGCTCTACCACGCCAACGCGCTGCTCGTCGGCGGCATCGCGGGCCTCGCCACCCTGGCCGGGCTCGCGATCCTGCTCTACCGCCGCCTGCGCGTACCGGCCGTCCGCGGCGCCACCAGCCGCAGCGACCGCGCCGTCTACCCGCTCCTCGCCGCGGTGATCCTGGCCGGGATCACCGCGACCGCCTCCACCGCGCCGCCCCACCACTACGACTACCGGCTCGGCGTCTCCGTGTGGGTCCGCTCCCTGTTCGCCCTGGACCCCGACGTGTCGGCCATGTCCCACGCCCCGTTCGTCTACCAGACGCACACGCTGCTCGCCATGGCGCTGTTCGCGCTGTGGCCCTTCAGCCGCCTCGTGCACGCCTTCACCGCCCCGGTCGGCTATCTGGCCCGCCCCTACATCGTCTACCGCTCCCGCGGCGCGCGGCCCGCGCCGGTGACCCGTCCCGCCCCGGTGGCCGCCCCGCCGGTACGGGACGCCGCCGCGCGCCGGTGAGGGACGGGCTCCGGCTCCGTGACCGGTGCCGGTCGCTGCCACCGGCGTGCTTCGCGCCCGTCATGGCCACCGGCATCGTGTCCCGGGCCCTGAACGAAGCCGGGATCCGCACCGCCTCCACGCTGCTCTTCGCCTTCGCGTGCGCGCTCTACGCCGTCCTCCTGGTGGCGAGCGGCGCCAAGGCCCTGTTCCACCCCGCGGCCCTCCGAGCCGAACTCACCGACCCCGCCCGGGTGTTCGGCCACTTCACCTTCGTCGCGGCCTCCGGCGTCCTCGCCACCCGCCTCAGCCACGGCCCCGCACGCGGCACGGCGTACGTCCTGCTCGCCGTGGCGGGCGCGGCCTGGGCGGTGCTCGCCCTCGGCCTCCCGCGCCTGCCGCGTTCGGCCGCGCGGGAGGCCGACGGCACCTGGTTCCTGGCCGCCGTCGGCCTCCAGTCGCTGGTCCTCTGCCTCACCAGCCTGCCGCCGCGCCCCGTGCTCGTACCGCTCGCGTTCGCCCTGTGGTGGTGCGGGGTCCTGCTGTACGCGGGCACCGCCACCGTCCTCGGCCACCGGCTGCTGCGCCATCCGCCGGGCCCCGCGCGCTGCACTCCGGCGTACTGGGTCACGATGGGAGCCGTGGCCATCAGCACGCTCGCGGGCACCCAACTCCACGACCACGAAGACCTCTTGCCGCCCGCGGCCCGCGGCACGCTCGCCCTCGCCGTGGTCGTCCTGTGGAGCTGGGCGACCGTGCTCATACCGCCGCTGCTCGCCACGGGCTGGTGGCGGCACCTCCACCACCGCGTCCCGCTGGCGTACGAGCCCGCCCTGTGGTGTGTCGTCTTCCCCGTCGGCATGTACGCCACCGCCACCGCGCGCGTCACCGCCACGCTGACGCCGCACGCGCCGGGCGCGGCCGTCCGTCTGCTCGCCTGGGTCGCGGCGGCGGTGTGGCTGACGGTGCAGGGGCACGCGGTGGCGGCGCGGCGTCCCGCTCGCCCCTGACGCCGGGGAGCCGGCCTTCCGCGCCGGAGGGCGTCAGCGGGCCGGCCTCCCGCGCCCGAGGGCGCCAGGGGGCCGCGGGGCTCCATCAAGGAGCCACCCGCCGGAACTCCTCGGCGACCTCGGGCACATGGATCGAACGGTCGCCCGCCACCTCCAGCAAGGCCCGCAACCCCGCCACCAGGCCCGACCGTGCCTCGGGCGGCACCCCTTCGACGAGCTTGGCCACCTCCCGGCGCCGGTGCCGCAGGACGCGCTCCACCAGGGCCGCGCCCGACGGCGTCAGCGTGAGGATCACCTCGCGCCTGCTGTCGGGATTGGCCCGCCGGTCCACGAGGCCCCCCGCTTCGAGCCGCGCCACCGCGCGCAGCGCCGTCGAGGCGTTCACTCCGAGCACCTCGGCCAGTTCGGCGAGTTTGACCGGGCCGCACCCCTCCAGGGCGACCATCGTCCGCAGCTGCGGCAGCGAGAGCGTCTCGTCCACCTCGGCCAGTGCTCGTGCCGACATGCCCATCACCAGGCGCGACGCCGCCATCACCACAGCGACCACGTCGTCCTCGTCGACCACCGCTCCGCCTCCGCCCCCGGCCCCGCCCCCGCCGCCCCGGTCACGGCGGCCGGCAGCGAGCCCCTCACTCGACACCATGGCAAGACCGTAGGGCATAGGCCCGGTGGCCGGATCGGGATCGGTCCGGCCCGTTGGTTCACCGGCACGGCAGCGGACGGTCCTAGGGTGTCCGGCGGACCGGAGCGAGAGGCCGCCGAACGCCTCGGCGGCCGTGAGGGGGGGAGCCATGGACCACGAGCGCACGCCGTCCGGGCGCGGGGTGTTGGAGGGGGCCTTCCTCCTGTTGGAGGAGCTCGCCCGGGTGGGCGAGGCCGGGCCGACCGGCCTCAGTCACGCGACCGGACTGCCCAAGAGCACCGTGCACCGGCTGCTCGACCAGCTCACCGCCCTGGGCGCGGTGGAGCGGCTCGACGGGGGCTACCGCATCGGCGCGACCGTGGCCCGCCTGGGCCGGTCCTGGAACGCCCATCGGGCCCTGGAGAGGAACGCGGCGCTGCCCTTGCGGCACCTGGTCTCGGTGACGCGGGCGACGGTCTGCCTGACCGTTCCGCACGCCGGGCAGATGACGGTGGTGACCGGGATACCCGCGGCCGCCCGGGAGTTCTTCCCCCATCTGGCGGGCCAGACGCTGCCGCCCGACAGCGCCGCCGACGTGATCTTCGCCGCCGCGGGGCCGACGGCCGCACCGCCGCCCCAGGGGCACACCGCGGCCCAGTGGACCCGCCGGGTGCGCAGGGCCCGCGAGCAGGGCGCCGACATGCACCAGTACGAGTGGGACGGCGAGCGCAACTGCCTTGCGGTGCCGGTGCACGCCCCCTCGGGCGAGGTCGTCGCCGCCGTCGGCGTGGCCGTCGTGGACACGCGCCGCCTCACCACCACCGTGGAAGCCGCCCAGCGCGCCGCCCGCATGCTGAGCACGAGCCTGGGGCGGACACCCGGCGCCGGAACCCCGCGCGGCTGCTGAAGGCGGCGCAGCGGCCGTGGGGACGCGCTCCACCGACATCTCAAGGCCCGTCCAGGTTGTACGCATGGCGTCCGATTGACCCGTGCCAAAGGGTGCGCTTGGATCCGTGGAGGCCCTCGGCGTCGGGCCGGGGGGAACACGCTCTGGGGGGAACATGTCCTTGGCTGGAAGCGTGCAGTCGTCCGCCGTACGCGCCTTACGGATCGGCAGGGCCGCCGTCGCGGTCACCGCGGTCGGAGTCGTCGGTCTCACCGTGCCGCCCGCGACCGCGCAGGCGGCCGGGCCCGTCCCGTCACCCGCGCCGAGCGTGGAGCGCGTGTCCGTCGCCGCCGACGGCACCCAGGCCGACAACAACTCGACCCACGCCTCCCTGTCACGCAACGGCGCCTTCACCGTCTTCCACAGTGCCGCCACCAACCTCACGTCGGAGCCCACGCCCCGCCCGCCCGGCGCGGTGCACGTCCGTGACAACGCCACCGGCGCGGTCAAACGGATCAGGGACTCCTTGCAGGACCCCGCCGTCAGCGACGACGGACGGTACGTCACCTACCTCGGCTGGGGCAGCCAGACGGTCAAGGTCAAACTGACCGACCTGGAGACCGGGCAGACGAGGACCGTCAGCAGCGGCCCGGCCAAGGCCGGGTCCAACAGCGCCACCATGAGCGCCGACGGCCGCTACATCGCCTTCACCCAGCTGCCCGACCACCCCTCGGTCCCGTCCCGCGTCGACGTCTACGACCGCGTCAAGGACACCTACGAGACCGTGAGCGAGGGCCCGCCGGTCTCCACCCGCGACATGCAGGAGCCGTCCATCAGCGCCGACGGCCGCTACGTCGCCTACCGCGACGCGGGCACCGGCGAGGTCTGGCGCTACGACCGCGACCAGCACACCCGCGTCCGCGTCGACGACAGCGGGTCGAGCGAACTCGTCCAGCTCAGCGGGAACGGCCGTACCGTCGCCATCAACACGACGGACGGCACCTACGTACGGGACGTACCCAACGGCGCGACCACGCGGCTGCCCGGCAAGAGGATCGACGCGCTCAGCCAGAACGGCCACCAGGTGCTCTACCAGAGCAACGGCCCCGTGGCGTACTCCGCGCTCCGCCTGCGCCACGTCCCGAGCGGCCGGGAGACCGACGTCCACGGCACCGCACGGGCCGTTCCCGGAGCCCTCGCCGGTGAGGACCGTCTCGTCTTCGACAGCCCCGACGCGGGCATCGTCCCGGGCGACACGAACGGCAAGGCCGACATCTTCCTGTGGCGGGCCCACCCGCCTCAGAACGGCAGGTAGAAGCTGAGCACGTCCGCGGTCAGCGGCGGGAAGAGCGCCCGGAACAGCTCCTCCCGCGCGGCGTAGACATCGGGCCGCAGGCGCGTCAGGCCCTCCAGGCCGTGCGGGCCGAACAGCAGGGCGGGCAGCTGGTCGGGCGCCACCCCGGCGCCGCCCACGGCCCTGGGGCCCTGCATCGGCCCGCCGGTGACCACGGACCCGAGGCCCTCGGCCCGTACCGGCATCCGGTAGTGGGCGCCGAACGTGGACACGACGATGTCGCCATCGCCGGGATCCGCGCCGGCCGCGGTGAGGCGCTGCCAGAGCAGCGGCCGCAGCCGGTCCAGGAGGGCCGCGACGTCCGGGACGCGGACGTAGTACTGCTCGGCCTGCTCGCGCGGCGTGTGCTCCAGGAACTCCTGCCAGGCGGCGGATGTCACCGTGCCCGGCCGGTCGACGACGCGCACCGGCCCCTCGGGGGCCAGGGCGGCGACCCCGCGCAACAGCTCCCGGGCCGCCGCCCCGTCGCGTGCGGCGGCCTCGGCGAGGAGCACCCCGCCGTCCGGGGGCGTGGTGCGGCCGGTGGCGACGACGGCACCGGCCCGCTCCAGGACCCACAGCGCGCTCGCCTCGTGCTCAAGGAGCCACCGCCAGCAGGGGGCCGAGTGCGGCATCGCCACGTCGAAACGTTCCTGCGCCGCGTCCTGGAGGGCCGCCACCGCGGGGATGTCGGCGGGCCGGGCGGCGCGCAGCGCGGGCGCTCCCGCACCGGGCGGCGGTGTCCGCACGGCCAGGGTCCGCGGCATGTCGATGGCGTACTCGTACCCGAACAGCCGGTAGAAGTACGGGATCCCGATCATCGCCTGGACCACGTGGCCCCGCGCGGCGGAACGTGCGTGCGCCCAGCCCATGAGGGCCCGCACCAGGCCGCGGCCTTCGTACTCCTTGTCCGTGGCGACCAGTTCGACCTGTCCCGCGGGCAGCTGGACGCCGCCGACGCGCAGGCTCTCGTCGAGGAGCGTCGCGGTGGAGACGACGCGGTCACCGTCGACGACCACGGCGCAGGAGGACCACCCGGCGTCCGGGTCCTCGGCCACGAGGCGGTGGTCGAGGGCGTCGGCGGGCTCGCCCCGCGCGGTCAGCAGCGCGCCGATCCGGTCGAGGTCCTGAGGGCGGGCCTCGCGCAGCACGAGGCCGTCGGCCAGGCAAACAGGGGCGGCGGAGGGAGCGGTCGTCGTCACGGCCGGACTATCGCACCGCCCGATTCGGCCCGTCCACCGGGTTTTCCGTCCGGGCTTCGCCCCGGGCGGCCAGGCGACGGCCGACGCAGGCGGTGATGGCGGGGACGACCGCCTCCATCGCCGGGCGCCAGCCGGGGACGGAGTTGACCTCGCAGACGGTGTAGGTGTCCTCCGAGGCGAACAGCAGGTCAACCCCGGCGATGTCCAGGCCCAGGGCGCGGGCCGCGTCCACCGCCAGCTCCTCCGCGCGCGGGTAGCGCCCCCGGCACAGCGCGGCGGAGCCGCCCTTGGCGATGTTGGCGGTGAGGCCGCCGTTGCCGGAGGTGTGCAGCACGGCGTCCACCGGCTCGCCGTCGACGACGATGACGCGCAGGGTGCGGCCGTGGGAGTGGGCCACGTGCTCCTGGAACAGGAACGGCACCTCGTGCTGGAGACTGCCGGCCAGCGCGCGCAGCAGCTGGGCGTCGGGAGCGAGGAACACCTGCGTGCCCTTGCAGCCGCTGACGGACTTCACCACGCACGGCCCGTCAAGCCGAGGGCTGCGGACCACGCCTTCGAGCGGCGCGGTGGCGTAGGAGAGGGTGTCGGGCACGGGCAGTCCCGCCAGGGCGAGTTCCTGGAGCTGCCAGAGCTTGTTGCGGCTGGTGAGGTGGGCGTCGACGCCGTTGACCAGGGTGCTGCCCATGCGCTCCAGATGGCGGAGCAGGGTCACCTCGCGGTCGTCGCGCATGGGCCCCGCCACCTGGCGCACGCACACCACCTCGGGAGCGGGCAGCTCCGCGCCGCCGAGGGTGTGCAGCACCAACCGGCCGTCCTGGACGCCGAAGAGCAGCTCGTCGGTGTGCCAGACCGCGAAACGGTCGCCGTGGGCGGCCGCGAGGGCGTCGGCGAGCTCACGCGTGGACCTGCGCAGCGCGGTGGGGTGCTGCCGCACCAGCATCCATACGTGCGCGGGTGCAGCGATCACCGGGCGGGTACGGTCCTGTGGCTCCACACTGGCTCCTCGTCTCGACGCCGCCCTGGTGAGGGGCGGTCCGGAAGGGGCCAGTCTCACAGACGGCCCGGTGAGCGGCGGACGAGCGGCGAGGGCATGGCCGGGTCCCGGCCCCGGGCCGGGCGGCGCGGGGCCCGGCCGGACGGCCCGTGCGGGGCGGCCCGGTCCGCCGGAAAACCGGTTGACCGGGCTGCGGCGCCACGGGCTAGATTCCGTGCATGGCCGACGTTCAGGGCACATATGATGATCTGTTCACCGCCGTACCCCAGGCACTCGCGGCGCTCCTCGACTCGGGTGACACGGGGGCCTCGGCAGCCGTCTTCGTGGACGGCGAGCCGGTGGTCGACGTCTGGGGCGGCTTCGCCGACGCGGACCGTACGACTGACTGGCAGCGGGACACCCTCGTCAACACCTGGTCCGTCACGAAGACGATGACGGCGCTGTGCGCCCTGATCCTCGCGGACCGCGGCGCACTCGACCCGGACGCGCCGGTCGCCCGGTACTGGCCGGAGTTCGCGGCCGCGGGCAAGCGGGGCGTGCTGGTCCGCCATCTGCTCGCGCACACCGCGGGCCTTCCCGACTGGGAGGGGCCCGTCGAGGAGCTCTACGACTGGCCGGCCGCCACGGCGCGCCTGGCCGCGCAGACACCGCGCTGGGACCCGGGCACCGCGGCCGGATACCACTCGCTGACCCAGGGGTTCCTGGTCGGTGAGGTCATCCGCCGGATCACCGGCCGAGGCCCGGGCCGCTTCTTCGCCGAAGAGGTGGCCGGGCCGCTGGGCGCCGACTTCCACCTGGGCCTGGCGGCCGAGCACGACGGCCGGGTCGCGCTCGCGGTGCCGCCGCCCTCCCAGGGCGAGGACTACGCCGCGAGCGCCCCGGGCAGCGGCGCCGCGCCCTCCGATGCGACCGCGATCCGGGTCCGCGACGGCAACAGCGTCGCCTGGCGCCGCGCGGAGATCCCCGCAGCGAGCGGCTTCGGCAACGCCCGCTCGGTCGCGCTCGTGCAGTCGGTCCTGGCCTGCGGGGGAGCGGTGGGCGACGTACGGCTCCTGTCGAAGGCGGGCTGCGACCGCGCGTGGCAGGAGCAGTTCCACGGTGAGGACCGCGTCCTGGGCACCTCGATGCGCTACGGCATGGGCTACGGCCTGTTCGGCACCACCTACGGATGGGGCGGCTGGGGCGGTTCGCTGGTCATGGTCGAGCCCGACGCCCGCATGGCGGTGGCGTACGTGACGAACCAGCTGCGCCGGCCCGAAGAGGACAACCGGGGGCTGGACGTCGTGATGGCCGCCTACGACGGGCTCACGGCCCTGCGCGCCTGATCCCGCGGGGGCGCGTCACCTCCGTGCCACCCGTGCGAGCCGGTCGAGCTGCTTGTCGACCACCGCGCCGAGGGGGAAGCGGGGCGCGTCCCGGGCGCCGCGGTCACTCATGTCCACGGTGAGCGTGCCCACGCGCACCCAGGTGTGGTGGTCGACCAGCCGGGCGCCGTCCCGACCGGTCGAGCTCAGGTCGAAGGTGACCGCCTCGTCACCGAACTCCGCGGCCTTCACCAGGGATATCCGGGAGTTGAGCCTGCCCTCCGGGGTCTGCCCCACCAGCGCCCTACAGGTGGTGAGGCCGTCCGTCAGCCGCTGGAACCGCTCGGTGGCCCCGGTGCCCGCGTACGAGGCCAGCCAGGTGCGCCCGCCCCAGGTCCTGCCGCGCCACCAGAAGTCCTGGATCACGGACGCGGACGCGTGGTGGGCGACGAGCGCGTCGAACACGTCCTGGCAGCCGGGGCCCGGCACCCGCACCGGCGGATCGTAGCGGGGCACGGGCCCCTGCACCGAGGTGCTCTCGGCCCGCGGCACGTCCGCGTCCCGCAGGAGGAGGGACTTCAGTTTCCCCGCGGTGAGCGGCCGGGCCCCGGCCGACGACGGCGTGGCGGACGCCCGCGCGGCCGACGACGGGGCGGCCGACGCCGGTGCCGTGTCCTGCGACCGCCCGGCGTCCCCCGCCTCCTGCGCCGAACACCCGGCGACGACGG harbors:
- a CDS encoding RimK family alpha-L-glutamate ligase, producing the protein MEPQDRTRPVIAAPAHVWMLVRQHPTALRRSTRELADALAAAHGDRFAVWHTDELLFGVQDGRLVLHTLGGAELPAPEVVCVRQVAGPMRDDREVTLLRHLERMGSTLVNGVDAHLTSRNKLWQLQELALAGLPVPDTLSYATAPLEGVVRSPRLDGPCVVKSVSGCKGTQVFLAPDAQLLRALAGSLQHEVPFLFQEHVAHSHGRTLRVIVVDGEPVDAVLHTSGNGGLTANIAKGGSAALCRGRYPRAEELAVDAARALGLDIAGVDLLFASEDTYTVCEVNSVPGWRPAMEAVVPAITACVGRRLAARGEARTENPVDGPNRAVR
- a CDS encoding serine hydrolase domain-containing protein, translated to MADVQGTYDDLFTAVPQALAALLDSGDTGASAAVFVDGEPVVDVWGGFADADRTTDWQRDTLVNTWSVTKTMTALCALILADRGALDPDAPVARYWPEFAAAGKRGVLVRHLLAHTAGLPDWEGPVEELYDWPAATARLAAQTPRWDPGTAAGYHSLTQGFLVGEVIRRITGRGPGRFFAEEVAGPLGADFHLGLAAEHDGRVALAVPPPSQGEDYAASAPGSGAAPSDATAIRVRDGNSVAWRRAEIPAASGFGNARSVALVQSVLACGGAVGDVRLLSKAGCDRAWQEQFHGEDRVLGTSMRYGMGYGLFGTTYGWGGWGGSLVMVEPDARMAVAYVTNQLRRPEEDNRGLDVVMAAYDGLTALRA